In the genome of Fusarium poae strain DAOMC 252244 chromosome 1, whole genome shotgun sequence, the window GTCGATGTCGTCCTTTACGTGAGTCCGTATCCAGTCCAGCGTTGCATTAACGAGTTCGAGTGGAGAGTCGCAATCGGTAGTTTCAGCGCCATATAAACCAGCAGGTCCCTCTCCGCGATGACAGGCAATGCCTTGAGCTGTGGATGCATGCGCCTTGTAGAATTCATCTGGGTGGAAGTCTAGGGTTGTAGCTGTCAGTAAGTGGGCTTGGTTGCAGTGAATACAACGTTGAGGTGCCAGCAGTTCGTCCGATGTGTATGCAGTGCCCCAAAGCTTGATTCGGCGGTTTGTGACGTACCTGTTATATGCAGAAATTTTCCGTTCAACTTGCGACTTGATTGTTGAACATGTGGTGTGGTTGTTATAGAATCGCGTGCCCCTGTGATAGCATCAAGAAATTTTTGCCCAGCGTCAAAAATTGGCGATGGAGAGACGCTAGGGAAGAGTAGGGCGGCTGCCACGAGCAGTCGGGCGCCTGTTGGTGTCATTCTGAGTACTCTCTCAGTCGTACTCTCTATTTTTGTATATCGCGTGTAGAATTCGAAGGTTTGCGGTTGAGATCCGATGTAGAGACCAAGCTAAAATTGAGGCTGATGGATGTGAGATGAAGTGTGGTAATGGTTAAGGGTGTGAGGTCATTCCAGagtcaaatcttgtcaactTTTAAGTGAACCCTGCTGGAGCAATAAAGACGCGGTCGGGCCCTGCTATTAGACGCGTTAATTGATGTATACGCCCTGATCGGCACAACCAGCAATATCTGGCAATGCAGGAGAATGATAATGTAGAACAAAAAAAGACAATGAAGGAACTAATTTCAAGAAAACCAGACCAGCCAACCTACCTGAGCTATGATTAATATATGAGGATCCACTACCTATGGGATCGAGACGCCAAGACAGGCTGACCGAGTGTGCATACCATGGCAGGCAAGAGGCGAGGGAAGGGAAGTTTAAATATTAGGACAGAGATTCAGCAAGAACAATAATGGGATTCAATGAATTTCCATTCATTGCATGTATTCTTCCCTCTGTTGTCGTGTGTTCAACATTGGAACGCCTGGTGATGTCAAAATTCGTCCAATCTTGGGTGGCAGGGGCTACACGTGTAGTACAATAGAATGGACGATTGGAAGGAAGAGATCAACATCGAAACAGCTTGCCTTTCTGATACACACCTACCTACATGTATAATCATGTAGCGTGATATAGTAATGGCTAATGACTGCATGCTATAacataatatatatatttgattcttttcttattgatgctaatatctatataactGCAAttatcatctcatctcatctcatctctaaTTCAGGGTCCTACGTAGTAAATGTAGGTAGCCTTGGATCGGGTACATACATACGTAATGCAAGTAGGCAGGTACAATGGAGCAAAGCAGCATGCAGACGACACTGGCTGGAGCAGGAGCCATGCGCCATGTGCCATGCATGCCATCAGGGTTCTTTCTGCAAATACTCAAGGCTTGAGCTGACTAGACAGTCAAGTCATTTTTGCGGGACCGCGTGAGACTTGTTTCTGTACCTCGTGGACAATCTATCATGACCAGTTTTATAGACTTATTTATGCACATAATTTCTCGTCTCTCACCAAGTATATAAGCGTTTGTAGAAAGACTCATGTGCATATTAGTTATTAGTTGTCCAATATATAACTCCACGATAAAGAGACTCTTGATAGCTCCTTGGATAGTTGGTCGAGCTCGTTCAGTGTACAATAAACATACTCATTGCCTAGTAGAAACATATATACCGACGACTTTTACTACTATAGATATTATCTTACTGTGTTTCTAGAATATTCTTTATGTATACACTTGTGAGATGATATTTGACTCTTTCTGTAAAACTGATCTCGTGATGCTGATCTGTTTTGCTTATTGGCTGGGATAACAGCATGACTTTCTTAGTATGCAGCAATCCTTTGTCCTACAGAGGTAATAGATACACATACacgaaaagagaaaaagaccaGCTCGCGTGAGCTTTCTAGAACAACACACCATTTTCCCCCCTTTTTATTCTCATATCCAGAACACAAAACTAATACACAATCTCATCCCAAGTTTAGGGTAGACACTCTGGCACTTTATGCCCCACTAAAGTACCAACTCAGGTAAGCACGCGGATCTCGCTAATCCGCAGCCGCCGCTAAGTTTAGTACATAAGGTATGCAAAAATTCTGCCTcgatttttcttttcttttcctttctcttcACGCAACATCGTCTCCTCGACGGCGCCGATAACATCCAAAATTGGCGTCTCGACCACCTCAGTCTCCTCAACGGGTGGTCACCATTGAAGGGGAGGCCGTTGCTAGACTATATTGCCGCTTGTTTGAGGGAGGCCATACGCTTTTGTGTGGTGGTTTCCTATGGTTTTTTCGTGGCTACATACCTTTCCTTCCAAATCTTCGTGATGTTTTGTCGTAGAGCTACGGTCCACTAAAGACCAAAGGTGTCCAGTTACAAATCTAAACAACGGTCCCTTCCATATGATATCAAGCTTGTTCAGCATATTGCTGCTGCAGGCCACTCATGCGTGGGACTGAAATGGTTCCTTTCGCCGCCCATACCGTAAGGATGGGCATGACTGGGATAATCAAGTCGGCGAGGGAGAACCAAGAATATTTCATCAAGTTGGGATCTCAAGTCTCCGAGCCACGGATTCTACTACATGCCGCCGCAGACACCCAGGAACCGGCATACCACCACCGGATTCCGAGGAACATGTCAAATGCCGAGACCAGGACTTATCACAATAAATCACTAAGTTAGTAGGTACATAGTATGTAGGTGTCAAGATATGGAATTATCCCATATTCAAAGATGTTTGATCCTTCGTGGACTCTATTCCAATCGTGttaaactaataataataagatattcaTAATCAATAGACTCCAAAGTGTCCCATGTTGAATTCGTTCCCCAGATATCATCCACGCATTTAATCATTTAACTCGCTTTGACGCACCAACACATTTTCTCCCTTTTAAGCAGGCGCAGTGCCCTTCCAGTACTTGGTTTGGATAAAAGGCATCTTGGTTACGGTGCCCTTGCGTGCCTTTCCTCGGACAACAACGTCCACCTCGGTGCCAGCCTTTTGGTTGCCGCTCTTGATGTAGCCCATGGCGATATTCTTGCCGAGCGTAGGGCTGGGCACGCCACTGGTGATGACTCCGATGTTCTCGCCGTCCTTGTGGATTTCGGCGCCCTCCCGAGCGGGAGCTCCGTCAACGTAGAGGCCGATGCGGCGTCGCTCGACTCCAGATCCGCCCTTGCTCTTTGGTGTAAGTTGGGGGATGATGGTTTCCGCGCCGTGGAAGCCACCGGATTCGCGTCGGGCAGGGGGAATGATCCAGCTCAGGCCGGCCTCGACTGGTGTTGTGGTGTCGTCGAGGTCGTGGCCGTAGAGACACATGCCAGCCTCGAGGCGGAGAGAGTCACGAGCACCGAGACCAGCAAGTTGCAGGCGCTCAGGGCCAGCCTTGCTGAGAAGAGACTGGATAGCAGGCGTCGTTGTCTCAAAGGCCGGGTAATCCTTGCCGTTGAAAGAAATCTCGAAACCATCCTCTCCTGTGTATCCACCACGGCTGATGAGGACGGGGTGAGTCTTGCTGCCGTCGGAGAGCTTAAGCTCAGCCCAGACAGCATTACCAAAGTAGAGCTTTGTGAGATCAACGTCACTGGCGAGGACTTCATTGAGGACTTCGGCACTCTGGGGACCCTGTAGGGCAACGAGGCCAGAGTTGTCGAGACGAGTCCACTGGACATCGCCGCCGAACTTGCCAAGTTGCTCATCAATGTACTTGGTGTCCTTATCGAGACAGGCACCGTTGGTAACAACGTAATAAGTATCCTCGCCAATTCTGGTGACAACTGAGTCGTCCACAATACCTCCAGTACCAGGCCACAGGAAAGTCGTCAGCTTGCTCTGCATGCTACCCTGGTTTGTCCAATCCGAGGGTGTCACTTTCTCAAGAAAAGCAGCTGCGtccttgcccttgaagaTGTGCTGAACCATGTGGCTCACGTCAAAGAGAGAGGCATGCTCGCGGGTGAAGTGGTGAGATTGAGCGAGGGAGAGGCCCGAGTACTGCACGGGAAGTGAATAGCCGGCAAAGGGAACCAACTTTCCACCATTAGCGATGTGGAAATCGTATAGAGGAGTCTTCTTGAGATCAGAAGAGGAGCCCCCAGAAGCACATCGCACGCTCTGTTGCGACACTCTCAGGGCGGCAAGTGACGTAGGTCGCGCGGTGGTAGATGATAGAATACGGGGACCAGCCCTCGCGGCTAAGCTGAGGCTCTTCATGATGTATTCAATTGACGGAATTAAGTGTAAGTGATGAGGAGAGTCAACTGATTAGGGAATAGAaagtgaagaagaaggaagagaagaagtctGTAGAACAAGTCTAAACTACAAAAACAACAGAAGGGGGGCGCTTAAAGGCGAGTACAGTACAGACAGTAACCATTCACTTTACTTATCATGCAAGTCACCCAAACCAAGTAAGCCAATTGACTGCTTGACTCTGGTGGGGTTGTCACCGAGTCACCACGGCCTACACCTCCGAAAACCGACCCCGGACCCCCCGGAACGCCCTCCGAGGCCCGACAATGAGGGGACCTAGAAACTTATGGACCTAAACTTGGGGAAGTAAATCCACCGCGGCAAATATCATGATTGTCATAAGCGATAACACCTAACGAAAACCCAACTTTCATGTGTTAAAAGCTTCATTCTTACGCACGATGTAGTAGCTGAAGTGCTGCGACTACCAATAACTCAAAAGTATGCCATTACAAGCTGATGCTTCTCTTCCGCAGCTCGTTGTCTAGCGTGACCCTCTAAGCTCGCCAACTTGGAGCTGACCTGCTCTGACCCTTACTTGACGACATCAAGTCGCTTCTGTGGTAAACAAGATGCTGCGagagacaaaaaaaaaaccattCTAGACCTTCGTAACAGTCTCCTTTACTGTTGCTCAAAACTGTACTTCAACCAGCCTCCCAACGCTCGGAGACTCTCCCATCGTACGTTCTCATCATCTGACTGCATGAGCTCCATAATCCTTCTCTTGAGGCCTACCTTCTCTAGCTGGTATCTCTTCTCAGGAACCTCCTTCACCAGACATCCAACATCATTACAAGCAATGGCGAGAACCTGCTTGTCGTTGTCCCAGGGCTGTTGCATGATCTCGGCCAGCTTTCGTGGAATCGTTCCGTTCTCAAACTCGAGAATCTTGCGGGCATTCTCAGCCCAAAAGACTGTGTTTCGGTGAGGGGGTGACCATCGAAGATGACCAGATTGAACCTCGGCGATATACTCGTCGAAAGtagtcttggtcttggtgtaTTCCTCGAGCATTTCCTTAAGCTTGGACAGATCCTCCAGTAGGTCAGGGTCAGTCAAGTGGCGGCCGCTGATGTTCTCGAGGAGAGCAGGAAGGCGAGCTAGAACCGCGGTGGGCAGAAGTGATTTTTGGTTCTTGTCGAGGAGGTTGTAGAGTGTGGAAAGAATCAATCGAGTCGTCTTCTCCTTGGGTGATAGTCGTAGAAGATGAGTATAAAGCAGAACGATATCGTACTCGCTGCATAGTGTTAGTTGTGCGTCACGTCTCGCATTCACAAGCACTTACTCATTAAGGTCATCGCCAATCTCCTCAGCTTCGAAGCTTATCTGCCAGATAACAAGGAGGGCATGGTAGAGAAGCTGAAGTCCAACACCTCCGCCCAGGGAGCCTCCAAAGCCAGCAGATGGGGTACCTGTGTTGCCGCTCCACAGACTAGCAGAAGAGCTCCCACCGTTTCCAATATTGGCAGCGGTCTGGAGGATCTTGATAAGAGGCGCAATTGTCTCGCTTCGTTGGTTCCAAAACTGCTCCCTTGCGGCATGTCCAAAGAGGAGACCGGAGTACTCTTGCACAGCAATATCTTGTAGACCAGCATCATTGCTCTTGGCCAAGCCGGAGAGGTAGGTGAAGATCACAGGCAAAGCCTGGAGTGTCGATCGCGACTCATCTCGAGCAAGAGCCATGAGAGTGGTAAGCGCATGCGCTGTAAGCAATGGAATAGGATCCTCGGCATTGGTCGAGTTAAGTAGAGGCAAAAAATGTCGGTAAGGTTCCTTTGTCTTGAAGAGAGCTTTGGCTAAGGATGGAACAGCTGCGCGGAAAGGTTCATGTTAGCTTTGGCGATCTGGTTATGATGAAACATGCGGCTGAGGAAGTAGATATTTGCATCACTACTTCCGTATACCGCAAACATTCCGAGAGATCGTTCTTACCCTCAAGAAGGTCGCCAAGTAAAACGAGGATGTACTGGATCACGTTCGCATGTTTTCCTGCCGTCTCGAGGACACTCGTCTTTCCTTCATCGCCAACAAACAAGACGCGGTATCCATCAATGTCCCCCGAAACAATCTCCTTTCTTTGCTCGGGCTTCTTTGCCTTATCTACAGCTCGAATTTTCGCATACTGCTcttcggtgagggtgccggCCCTGACAGCACCATCCCAAGGAATAGGTCGCTGACGGATGTTGCTCTGAAGAGAGGCCAGGTACGTCGGCGGGTCGAGGGACATGATTACAGCGTCGCAGCTGCGAACAGCAAGCGGATCGTTATAAGTATGAACCAGGTAAGGTAATTCTAGGATGCGGGGTCGGAAGAAGGGAAACAGCGATGGAGGGGGATGGAGAAGCTGATGAGATGAGGTCGTTGGTGATGCAACCAACTTGAACCGCGCGGAGCGTCACAGGGCATAGGTAGCAGCAAGCTTCCAAGTCTAGCACCCACCTAACCTTGGAGCTTATCGGGTAGCCACGCCAAGCGTGCCACATCTTGAAGCTCCATGTGTGGCGCACGACATGTGGCTACCTACCCAACTTCTCCTGATCCTGATCCTGGTCCTGGTCCTGGTCTTCTCAAGACCAAGTTCCCCAACCTGACGACACCACTAAGTCCAAGTCCAGACCGACGTGGAATTAATCCCTGAAAACGCGCTCCCAGCCTCCGAGTTTCGTTTCCCTGTCGAATGGTCACAGCACTTTAGCAAAGCGCCAATAAAACGAATTAACTAAAGTCCTTTGCCCCTGACCAGTTTAATTAGAATCTGCATCATGCAAAGAGAATCGCTCGGTTGCCCTGATTGAGTCGCGATCTATTCTGGGGTGGCCCTGGGCGTGTAAGTGGTGATGACATTCATCCGGTCTGGCCTAAATCTGCAGGTGGACTATTAGCTCCAGGGCCGAACTGGATGGATTACAGGGGACTTGGACTGCTATCGATCCGTCGTTGTCCAGTGAGCGAGCACTGTCAGCGTATTGAGGAGGTATTATGAGTTGGCAACCCCGCCATG includes:
- a CDS encoding hypothetical protein (BUSCO:24639at5125), yielding MSLDPPTYLASLQSNIRQRPIPWDGAVRAGTLTEEQYAKIRAVDKAKKPEQRKEIVSGDIDGYRVLFVGDEGKTSVLETAGKHANVIQYILVLLGDLLEAVPSLAKALFKTKEPYRHFLPLLNSTNAEDPIPLLTAHALTTLMALARDESRSTLQALPVIFTYLSGLAKSNDAGLQDIAVQEYSGLLFGHAAREQFWNQRSETIAPLIKILQTAANIGNGGSSSASLWSGNTGTPSAGFGGSLGGGVGLQLLYHALLVIWQISFEAEEIGDDLNDEYDIVLLYTHLLRLSPKEKTTRLILSTLYNLLDKNQKSLLPTAVLARLPALLENISGRHLTDPDLLEDLSKLKEMLEEYTKTKTTFDEYIAEVQSGHLRWSPPHRNTVFWAENARKILEFENGTIPRKLAEIMQQPWDNDKQVLAIACNDVGCLVKEVPEKRYQLEKVGLKRRIMELMQSDDENVRWESLRALGGWLKYSFEQQ
- a CDS encoding hypothetical protein (BUSCO:26624at5125); the protein is MKSLSLAARAGPRILSSTTARPTSLAALRVSQQSVRCASGGSSSDLKKTPLYDFHIANGGKLVPFAGYSLPVQYSGLSLAQSHHFTREHASLFDVSHMVQHIFKGKDAAAFLEKVTPSDWTNQGSMQSKLTTFLWPGTGGIVDDSVVTRIGEDTYYVVTNGACLDKDTKYIDEQLGKFGGDVQWTRLDNSGLVALQGPQSAEVLNEVLASDVDLTKLYFGNAVWAELKLSDGSKTHPVLISRGGYTGEDGFEISFNGKDYPAFETTTPAIQSLLSKAGPERLQLAGLGARDSLRLEAGMCLYGHDLDDTTTPVEAGLSWIIPPARRESGGFHGAETIIPQLTPKSKGGSGVERRRIGLYVDGAPAREGAEIHKDGENIGVITSGVPSPTLGKNIAMGYIKSGNQKAGTEVDVVVRGKARKGTVTKMPFIQTKYWKGTAPA